Genomic window (Bradyrhizobium sp. 186):
GGCGCCTCGTACTCGCTCGCCAGGAACCAAGCGCCCGAGCCGCTGCTGCACCGGGCGCCGCAGTTTGCGGCGCGACAGATATAGCAGGACGCCGGTGACTGCGAACAGCGGCATCAGCGCCGCGGCAATCAAGAACGCGAGCTTGCCAGGCCAGCCCAAAATTGCGCCGCGGTGGATGTCGAGCACGTTGGCGATGATCTTCTCGCCGAACGTCTTGTCGGCATAGCGCTCCACGGAAATCAACTGCCCCGTGACCGCGTCGACGCGGAATTCGTCGCGGGTGGTATCGAGCGTGGAGTCCTTCCCCAACGACCGGATCCGTATCACCGTGCCGGGACCGGCGGGCAGCGTCAGCAGCGCCTTGGAGAAGCGGTCGCCCTCCCCGTGCAGGAAGGTCGACCACGCCCGATCGAAGCCGATCGGCTGAACCGTCTCGCGGGCGCCGGCTGCGCGCGACCCCTTCGGCTGCATCTTCGCCGCGGCCAGCTGCGGGCGCGACAGCAGCCAGACGACACCGTCCTTGTACCAGTCGAACGAGTACCAGAGTCCGGTCAGCGCCATCACCAGATAGATCGGCAAGACCCAGGTGCCGATGACTGCGTGCAGCGATCGATGCAGTCCGCGGCCACTGAGTCCGAGGTTCGGCTTCAGCCACATCTTCACCCTGCTTGCGCGGCGCGGCCAGCGCAGCACGAGGCCCGAGATCAGCATGACGATCAGGCCGAGCGCGGCGATGCCGGTGATCTGGCGTCCCCAACCCTTGGCGTCGCCAGGGATCAGCAGCCAGCGATGCAGCCTGCGAACGGTCGCGAAGAACTCTTCGCCGCCCGGCGAGCCCAGCACGCGGGCGTCGTAGGGATCGACATAGAGCGAGGACGCTCGCGCGCCCTGCTCGTCGCGAGCGAAGCGGAGACGCACCGCCGCGGACGGGTCGCTCGCGAGCGTGACTGCGGAAACCTGGCCAAAGTCCTGTGCCGCTTTCAGGTGTGCGATCAGTTCGTCCGGCGTCAGCGCGGGCGCCGAGCGCGATGGGACCTGCATGATCCCGGCATTCAAATGGTCGAGGATCTCGTCCTCGAAGCTCATGATCGCCCCCGTCAGGGCGATCAGCGCAAGCAACAGCGCGAGCACCAGGCCCGCGATGGAATGGATCTGGAGCAGAACGGCTTTGATTGCGCGTCCCGGCTCACGCATCGACACGAACCCTCCCGATCGACACGACCAGCAAACCGGAATTTTTGCGCCGCATCCCCATCGCTAGAACTTCACGGTTGCCGACAGCGACACGCGCCGCGCGTCACCGATCGCGACGTTTAAATTGTTGACGGCGGAGGGATAGTAGACGGTGTCGAACAGGTTCTTGACGTTGAGTTGGTAGATTACCGGGAACTGTCCGTACTTCGTTTCATAGGTCGCGAAAATGTCCGCGACGACATAGGACGGCAGCACGAAGGTGTTGGTGGAATCGCCGGGACGGTCCCCGACATAGCGCGCGCCGCCGCCGAGGCGGAGCTGGCCCGGCAATGCGGTTCCGAAGTCGTAGACCAGATAGAGCGAGGCGGTGTTCAAGGCGACGTTTTGAAGCTTCTTGCCATACAAGGTCGGATCCTCGGACGCTGTCACGCGCGCGTCGGTGTAGCCATAGCTACCGATCATGCTCCAGCTATCAGTGAGTCTTCCGGTGACGTCCACCTCGACGCCCCGCGAATGGGCGCGGCCGACGGTGTGAATCTCGACGACGTTTGCGCTGTTGGTCTGCGTTGTTTGCACGTTCTTCTTATCGAGGTCGTACAGCGCCACTGTGCCGGAGGTGCGCTGATTGAAATCGAACTTGACGCCTGTCTCGTACGACACGCCTTCTTCCGGCGCGACGTTGGAGCCGATCACGGCACCGATCGGAGCGATGGTCGAGTTCGGCTTCAGCGACTGCGTATAGCTCGCATAGAGCGAGATCTGATCGGTGAGCTTGAAAATGGCGCCTCCAAGCGGGAGGACCTTGTCCGCAGACACATTGGTGTTGGTGACGAAGGGCTTGCCGCGTCCGGCCAGCTGATCGTAATCCATGTAGCGCACGCCGCCGACCAAGGCGAGCCGTTCGGTCAGATGCAGCGTGTCCTGGAAGAACATCGACCATTGGCCAAGCTTGTCGGTCTGGGCACTGTCGGCCGCAACCACAGTGGTGCCCGGTCCAATCAAACCATAGACCGGATTATAGATATTAATGGGCGGGGTTGCCTGACGGATCAGATTGTCGCGATAGATGGTGCGATACTGGCCGTCGCCGCCGAACAGCACCTCGTTGCGCATGTTGCCGAGCCAGAAACCACCTGAGATATATGATGTCCCATAGCTCGAATTGCTGAACGAGCCCTGCGTGCCGTCATTGCTGCGCGTCTCTGCGCCGGTCGTGAAATTGATGCCGGTGATGCGGAGCTGGTTGGCGCTGAAGGTTTCGGTGTTGTAGCTGTAGCCCGCGTAGAGCTTCCAGTCCTGATTGAGGCGATGCTCGACCGAGGCCTGGATCAGATCCGACGTGCCCCATGTGTTGTTGAAGGGCTCGTCGAGCCGGCGCGTGGCGGGCACCGCCAAGGGCGCCTTGGTGACCGGGTTGAAGGCCGTGCCGCGGTCGAACGGATAGATGAACTCGCGATGCTCGTAGTTGAGCTGGACCGTGGTGTCCTGACCGTACCAGGCCAGTGACGGCGCGATCAGCATCTCGCGGTGGCGTCCAAAGTTCCGCCAATAATCCTCGCTGACCCCGTAGCCGATGAAGCGATAGGCAAGGCCCTGATCGCCGATCGGACCGGTGATGTCGAAGGTGCCGTCAGCGCCGCTGCGGTTGTTCGCGAAGGTCGAGCCGAGCACGGTGACCGAGCCGTACTGGTAGAGCTCCGGACGCTTGCTGATGGTGTTGACGATGCCGCCGGGATCCATGATGCCGTAGAGCATCGTGGCCGGGCCCTTCAGCACTTCGACGCTTTCGACCGCGGCGTTCAGGCTACGACCCTGCACCACCGGCATGCCGTTGCGCATGATCGAGCCGTCGCGGTTGTCGCCAAAGCCACGGCGGATGACCGCGTCCTGGCTGCCGGCGAGCGTGTTGGTCTGGGTGATGCCGGAGACATTGCCGAGTGCATCGTCGATGTTGCGCGGCAGCTGATCCTTCAGGACCTGCGCGGGCACGACGTTGACGGCCTGCGAGGTGTCGAGGGGCGAGGCGCCCGAGCGTAGCGTGGTCGCACTCGGCATCGCACGATAGCCGAGCTTTGCGGCCTGTTGTGCGGCAGCTTCAGCTGCGGCGCGTTCCGACAGCGTCGGCGCCGCGGGTGCGGGATTTCGATTGCGCTGACGTGCTGCGGTTTGCGCGCGGCGTGAAGGCTGTTCCGATGCGCGTGCCGGTTTGGGTCGCTGCGTCGGCGCGTCCACCTTCACCGGCGGCAGCGCCGATTGTGCCTGCGCAGGCATCGTATCGAAGGGACATTCGGTGAGCAGGACGGCTGCTCCGATGAGAAGACCTGCGCGGCTCTTGCCGGCACGATTTCGATGGCCGCTGACGCGCTGACCATCCACGTAGGCACGCACTTTCGATTCACTTCCAAGTCAGAGACAGCATTGAAGTTGGCGCGTCTAGCAGCCGCTGCGAATGAAGAGAACCGTAGGTGGCGTTGAATCCCTCTAGTGTTGAATCGTTCTAGCATTACAGTTGCTTTGTTTGCGGGCTTCTGAATCCATGGGCAACCATGATTCGAATGTCGTGGACGCGGGCCGCGTCGGTTGAGGAGACGCTTGCGTTGTGGGCGGCGTCGCTTCGAGAGATCAAGCAACGGATACGTCCGTTGTTCACGCAAGAGCGTGTGGCGACGAATGCAGGCTTGTTCCTGGAAGGTCTGCTCGGAGATGAGCAGCGCAAGACCGGCTGGATGCGCGCGGAGGCGGCTGGCGATCCTGGCCCATGGCGTCAGCAGGCGATCCTGGGTCGTGGAGATTGGGACGCTGATGCCCTGCGCGACATCGTCCGGGACTATGTCATCGAGCACTTGGCGGATGACGATGCGGTGCTGGTGATCGACGAGACCGGCTTTCTCAAGCAGGGTAAGGCCTCATGCGGAGTGGCACGGCAATACACTGGTTCGGCAGGGAAGATTACGAACTGCCAGATCGGCGTCTTCGCTACCTACGTTTCGCGTCATGGTCATGCGTTCATCGATCGCGCGTTGTATCTTCCGAAGGAATGGACCGACGATCCAGATCGTCTGGAAGCCGCATACGTGCCTGCCGATGTCGGCTTTGCGACCAAACCAAAGCTTGCGACGAGAATGATCGCACGTGCGATAGCCGCGTCTGTACCATTCAAGTGGGTTGCCGGTGACACGGTCTACGGTGTTGGCGATATCGAACAGCAGCTACGGCGGGCAGGCAAAGGCTATGTGCTCGGGGTCAGCAGCTCTCATGTCTTCCGATCCTGGGGCAAGCGACAGCCGGTCGCCGGCAAGGCCGAAGACATCGCCCGGACGCGGCGCCCGTCCGACTGGAAGCGCTTGTCGGCGGGAGCCGGAACCAAAGGACCGAGGCTGCATGACTGGTGTTATCTCGAACTGGCCGATCTCGAGGTCGAGCAGTTCAACAGCGCAAATGATGGTTTATGGACGCGCGGTCTGCTGATCCGTCGCCATATCGCCGATGGCGATCTCGCCTTCTTCACCACCTGGTGCCCAGCGGGAACATCAATTGAAACGCTGGTCGCGGTCGAAGGCCATCGATGGGCGATCGAGGACAGCTTTGAAACCGCGAAAAACGAGTTCGGGCTCGATCACAACGAGAGCAGGTCCTGGCATGGCTGGCATCGCCACGTGTCCCTGGTGATGCTCGCCTTCGCCATGATGGCGGCGATCCGCCATCGCGCCAATCCGCCACCGCCCAAAAAAACCAAACGCCGCCCCCCGGCAAAAGCCAAAGCACACCCACGCCGCCACTGATCCGTTGGTCAATCCAGGAAATCCGCCGCATCGCCATCAGGCTTGCTCGAAAGCGGATCCAACCCGCGCATGTCATCGCATGGTCATTCTGGCGCAGAGCTCACCAGGCTGCCGCTCAGCGCGCGCATCTCAAAGCAAAACGGCAACTGTAATGCTAGGCGTAGACGGACGCCGGGCGGCAATCACCGATTGCGGTTGCGCTAGATCGCGACACGTTGTGCGTGAGTTCGCGACAGTTGCAATCGGGCCGCGGCTCGCGCTACGCGGCCCGCGATCTCACGCGATGGCGGGCGTCGTCAACTCGTCGAGCTTGCGCTTGAGCGCGGCGCCGTCAGACAGGGCACGCAGCGGCGGACGCACACGCAACCAGCCTGCATCGCCCGTCTGCACGGCGAGAATGGCCTTCAGTGTCGCGAGAAAGCATGGTGTCTTCACCACAATGTCGATCGCGGCTTGCATCCGCGCTTCGACATCCTTGCCGTCGATCATCGCCTTGACCAGCTCCGGCGCGATATTGGCCATGCCGCAGATGGTGCCGGCGCCGCCGGCGGCAATCGCGCGAGCGATGTCGGCTTCGTTGCCGACGGTGATGGCGAGTTCGGGCGCAGCGGCGCGAAACGCCTGGAACTGCTTGAAGTCGCCGCTGGAGTCCTTCAGGCCGGCGACCAGCTTGCCGTAACGCTTGCGCAGATTCGCGGCGATGGCGGTCGGGATCGCAACGCCGGAGACCTGCGGGATATGATAGAGCGAGGCGCGCAGGCGTTCGTCGGCGACCCCATCGATGATCGCGGCAAAGGCATCCTCGATGCCTTCAGGCGTGACGTTGCGATCGAAGTACGGCGGCAAGAACAGCACGTGGCGCAGGCCGAGGCCGAGCACGGCGCGCGTCAGCGCGATGCTGTCGCTGATAGCGGGAAATCCGCCGCCGATCCCGATGCGCTCCGCCGCGACGCCGGCCTTGAGCACGGCTTCAATGGTCGCGACGCGTTCGTCGACGTTGAACGAGGTGCCCTCGCCGGTGGTGCCGAACAGCACGACGCCGTCGACGCCTTTGCTGAAGAGCTGCCTGGCGTGGCCGGCGAGCTTGGCGGAATCCACGCTGCCATCCGGCGCAAGCGGCGTTGCCGACGCCACCCAGAACCCGCGAATTGCCTTCGTCATGACACCACCCATTGCTGCGGCTTCGGAATAAGCCCCTGATCCATAATGATCTTCGGGGTAATGATCTTCGGGGTTGACTGAAGCCTTGTTTTTGCTTTTATCTTGTACCTTACATACAAGGTGGATGCAATTCCCTCGCCGCAGTGACGTGCAACAGCCGCCCGGCGTGATCCACAAGAGGTCTTCATGGACATGGTGACCGCCATCGAACGGTCCGAACAATTGCTCGGCGCCCTGTGCGAGAGGCTCGGTGCGGCCGCCGTGCTGACCGGCAAAGATGTGCCTACACGCAATTGCAACGACTGGAGCGCGAGCCTGCCGCAAACCCCGCTTGCGGTGATCCGTCCGCTCGACGCGCAAGGTGTCTCCGATGCGATCGCGACATGCCGAGAGGCGCGGCTGCCCTTCGTGCCGCAGGGCGGGTTGACCGGGCTCTGCCGCGGCGCCTCGCCCGAGCCGGGCTGGGTCGCGATTTCGCTCGAACGGATGACCGGCATCGAGGAGATCGATCGCGCGTCGGCGACGATGACGGTGAAGGCCGGCACGCCGCTGGAAACGATCCAGAAGGCCGCGGACGAAGCCGGCTTCTTCTTTCCGCTCGATCTTGGCTCGCGCGGCTCCTGCGCCATCGGCGGCAACCTCTCCACCAACGCCGGCGGCAATCGCGTGATCCGTTACGGCATGGCGCGCGAACTGGTGCTCGGGCTCGAAGTGGTGCTGCCTGACGGCACCATCATCACCAGTCTCAACAAGCTGATGAAGAACAATGCCGGCTACGATTTGAAGCACCTCTTCATCGGCTCGGAAGGCACGCTCGGCATCATCACCCGCGTGGTGCTGCGGCTGTTTCCAAAACCGCGCTCGACCATGGCCGCGCTGTGCGCGGTGAAGGACTATGCGGCGGTGATCGCGCTGCTCGATGCGGCGCGCTCTGGACTGGGCCCGCTGCTATCGGCGTTCGAGGTGATGTGGCCGGACTATTGGGACGTCATTACGACGCGCGCCGGGGTCAAGCCGCCGGTTGGCGCCGGCCACGGCCTCTACGTGCTGGTGGAGGCGCAGGGCACCGACGAGAGCCTGGATGCGCCGCGCTTCCAGAACTGGCTTGAAGAACTGATGGAGCGCCGGCTGCTCGTGGATGCCGCGGTGGCGCAATCGCTGGCACAGACCCAGGCGTTCTGGCGGGTGCGCGACATCTGCGCCGAGTTCGGCCAGGTGCTGGGGCTGCACATCTCCTACGACATCGGCCTTGCCGTGGCGCGGATGGACGAGTTCGTCACGCGCTGCAAGGCCGCGCTCGCCACGGGCATCAAGGGATGCGAGAGCGTCTATTACGGCCATATCGGCGACGGCAATCTGCATCTGGTCTCCTGGGTCACGGGCCTGTCCGTCGAGCAACAGCCGAAGGAAGAGATGGACACGATCATCTATAGCCTCGTGCGCGAGATGGGCGGCAGCGTCTCAGCCGAGCACGGCATTGGCACTCTGAAGAAAAAGTGGCTGGGGCATGCGCGCAGCGAAGCCGAGATCGCGCTGATGCGAACGCTAAAGGCCGCGCTCGATCCCGATCATCTGCTCAATCCCGGCAAGGTAATCTGACCGGCGCAATCCGACGGGGAGAGCCGATGAGATCCTTGAAGCTCGATGCGCCGAAATCGCTGTCACAGCGGGTGATGCAGCGGCTGCGCCAGGCGATCATCGACGGCGAGTTCGCGCTGGGGGCAGCGATCTCCGAGGAGATGGTGGCCAACTCCTTCGGCGTCAGCCGCACGCCGGTGCGCGAGGCGATGGGACAGTTGCAGGCGCAAGGGCTGGTGGTGATCCGGCCGCAGGTCGGCAGCTTCGTGTTCACGCCGAGCGCCGAGGACATCAATGCGCTCTGCACTTTCAGGATCGCGCTCGAGCCCAAGGCCGCCGAGCTCGCCTTTCGCCACGATCGCGACGGCGCGGTCGCGACGATGAGCGGTGCGATCGCGGCGATGGAGCCGGCGGTCGCGGTACGCGACAACATCGCGTATGGGCGCGCCGACGCCGCCTTTCACGAAGCGCTGTTCGCGCATTGCGGCAACCGCTATCTCGTCGAATCCTACCAGCTCGTTTCGGGCCGCGTCGCTGCGCTGCGCACCAACCTGACCTCGCCGATCGACGTTCGGACACCCACGTCGTTCGACGAGCATCG
Coding sequences:
- a CDS encoding PepSY-associated TM helix domain-containing protein; this encodes MREPGRAIKAVLLQIHSIAGLVLALLLALIALTGAIMSFEDEILDHLNAGIMQVPSRSAPALTPDELIAHLKAAQDFGQVSAVTLASDPSAAVRLRFARDEQGARASSLYVDPYDARVLGSPGGEEFFATVRRLHRWLLIPGDAKGWGRQITGIAALGLIVMLISGLVLRWPRRASRVKMWLKPNLGLSGRGLHRSLHAVIGTWVLPIYLVMALTGLWYSFDWYKDGVVWLLSRPQLAAAKMQPKGSRAAGARETVQPIGFDRAWSTFLHGEGDRFSKALLTLPAGPGTVIRIRSLGKDSTLDTTRDEFRVDAVTGQLISVERYADKTFGEKIIANVLDIHRGAILGWPGKLAFLIAAALMPLFAVTGVLLYLSRRKLRRPVQQRLGRLVPGERVRGA
- a CDS encoding TonB-dependent siderophore receptor — translated: MRAYVDGQRVSGHRNRAGKSRAGLLIGAAVLLTECPFDTMPAQAQSALPPVKVDAPTQRPKPARASEQPSRRAQTAARQRNRNPAPAAPTLSERAAAEAAAQQAAKLGYRAMPSATTLRSGASPLDTSQAVNVVPAQVLKDQLPRNIDDALGNVSGITQTNTLAGSQDAVIRRGFGDNRDGSIMRNGMPVVQGRSLNAAVESVEVLKGPATMLYGIMDPGGIVNTISKRPELYQYGSVTVLGSTFANNRSGADGTFDITGPIGDQGLAYRFIGYGVSEDYWRNFGRHREMLIAPSLAWYGQDTTVQLNYEHREFIYPFDRGTAFNPVTKAPLAVPATRRLDEPFNNTWGTSDLIQASVEHRLNQDWKLYAGYSYNTETFSANQLRITGINFTTGAETRSNDGTQGSFSNSSYGTSYISGGFWLGNMRNEVLFGGDGQYRTIYRDNLIRQATPPINIYNPVYGLIGPGTTVVAADSAQTDKLGQWSMFFQDTLHLTERLALVGGVRYMDYDQLAGRGKPFVTNTNVSADKVLPLGGAIFKLTDQISLYASYTQSLKPNSTIAPIGAVIGSNVAPEEGVSYETGVKFDFNQRTSGTVALYDLDKKNVQTTQTNSANVVEIHTVGRAHSRGVEVDVTGRLTDSWSMIGSYGYTDARVTASEDPTLYGKKLQNVALNTASLYLVYDFGTALPGQLRLGGGARYVGDRPGDSTNTFVLPSYVVADIFATYETKYGQFPVIYQLNVKNLFDTVYYPSAVNNLNVAIGDARRVSLSATVKF
- a CDS encoding IS701 family transposase — translated: MIRMSWTRAASVEETLALWAASLREIKQRIRPLFTQERVATNAGLFLEGLLGDEQRKTGWMRAEAAGDPGPWRQQAILGRGDWDADALRDIVRDYVIEHLADDDAVLVIDETGFLKQGKASCGVARQYTGSAGKITNCQIGVFATYVSRHGHAFIDRALYLPKEWTDDPDRLEAAYVPADVGFATKPKLATRMIARAIAASVPFKWVAGDTVYGVGDIEQQLRRAGKGYVLGVSSSHVFRSWGKRQPVAGKAEDIARTRRPSDWKRLSAGAGTKGPRLHDWCYLELADLEVEQFNSANDGLWTRGLLIRRHIADGDLAFFTTWCPAGTSIETLVAVEGHRWAIEDSFETAKNEFGLDHNESRSWHGWHRHVSLVMLAFAMMAAIRHRANPPPPKKTKRRPPAKAKAHPRRH
- a CDS encoding dihydrodipicolinate synthase family protein, coding for MTKAIRGFWVASATPLAPDGSVDSAKLAGHARQLFSKGVDGVVLFGTTGEGTSFNVDERVATIEAVLKAGVAAERIGIGGGFPAISDSIALTRAVLGLGLRHVLFLPPYFDRNVTPEGIEDAFAAIIDGVADERLRASLYHIPQVSGVAIPTAIAANLRKRYGKLVAGLKDSSGDFKQFQAFRAAAPELAITVGNEADIARAIAAGGAGTICGMANIAPELVKAMIDGKDVEARMQAAIDIVVKTPCFLATLKAILAVQTGDAGWLRVRPPLRALSDGAALKRKLDELTTPAIA
- a CDS encoding FAD-binding oxidoreductase, whose protein sequence is MDMVTAIERSEQLLGALCERLGAAAVLTGKDVPTRNCNDWSASLPQTPLAVIRPLDAQGVSDAIATCREARLPFVPQGGLTGLCRGASPEPGWVAISLERMTGIEEIDRASATMTVKAGTPLETIQKAADEAGFFFPLDLGSRGSCAIGGNLSTNAGGNRVIRYGMARELVLGLEVVLPDGTIITSLNKLMKNNAGYDLKHLFIGSEGTLGIITRVVLRLFPKPRSTMAALCAVKDYAAVIALLDAARSGLGPLLSAFEVMWPDYWDVITTRAGVKPPVGAGHGLYVLVEAQGTDESLDAPRFQNWLEELMERRLLVDAAVAQSLAQTQAFWRVRDICAEFGQVLGLHISYDIGLAVARMDEFVTRCKAALATGIKGCESVYYGHIGDGNLHLVSWVTGLSVEQQPKEEMDTIIYSLVREMGGSVSAEHGIGTLKKKWLGHARSEAEIALMRTLKAALDPDHLLNPGKVI
- a CDS encoding GntR family transcriptional regulator encodes the protein MRSLKLDAPKSLSQRVMQRLRQAIIDGEFALGAAISEEMVANSFGVSRTPVREAMGQLQAQGLVVIRPQVGSFVFTPSAEDINALCTFRIALEPKAAELAFRHDRDGAVATMSGAIAAMEPAVAVRDNIAYGRADAAFHEALFAHCGNRYLVESYQLVSGRVAALRTNLTSPIDVRTPTSFDEHRKLLDLFGRGAFAEFEKLMTTHITNSGVVYAKALKVDALKVD